tggaaaaagtctgaccgaaccttgcttcggaggttgcgtacatattcttggctataaaggaatcaggtcagtgtagttttggaagttttggtaactgggactaccgagaagctgtgatttcactgttgttgctgttgttactGCTTGCTAAGCTCCTTGTTACACCAAGatcaaaatgaaaaagactaactaagcctatcagctacgagttacaagattcctatctataaatcttgtgaagcttgatcttgagtcttggctggttcttcatgcagactctgatttgaatcttgatgcttgttagctgcaggtgctagttcattcctCTTCAACTTTCGAATCAATATGGGACATGTAAAGCTTGTGACTTTAATCATGTCTTGggcagtccacatcttttctccgcttctgaactttgagttcacttcttttcttttgttctttttcttttattctggattgagacttcttcttttggtcatctcgaaacttgtgcctcaaggtaaaaacctgcttaggcaccaaaacaaacaaacgaacaaaatttttctaCCCTAGTTTTTCACTAGGAAAACTtcatgagttattgtaacaaaattctaaactacttttttattgaaagcaataaaagtcaggattgtgtatccttaggaaaaaaagagattagggagaggagaccctatatctaaaatgagaTCAACTATGGGTTGGAGACCCTAGGTTGGAAAGATCATCAGGTTATGTTGGTATCTactagggaatgggaccctatgttggaaaatcatcgggttatgccgacatcaactagggaatgggaccctacgttggaaaattattgggtgatgccggcatcaactagggagtgtgaccctacgttggaaaagtcatcgagttatgctggcatcaactagggagtgggaccctatgttggaaaagtcatcgggttatgccgacatCAACGGGAGTgggactctatgttggaaaagtcatcggttTATGCCGCCATCAACTAGGGAATATGAGACCCTattttggaaaagtcatcgggttatgccggcatcaactatggagtgggaccctatgttggaaaagtcatcgggctATGccaacatcaactagggagtgagaccctatgttgaaaaagtcatcgagttattctggcatcaactaggaagtgggaccctatgttggaaaagtcatcgggttatgctggcatcaactataGAGtggaaccctatgttggaaaagtcatcggggaATGccaacatcaactagggagtgggaccctatgttgaaaaagtcatcgggttatgccgacatcaactagggagtaggaccctatgttggcatcaactagggagtggtgaccctatgttggaaaaatgtagctagggattggagaccctatactaccatgattttgaactttttcttcttccttttctttctttctatatccttttttatATCATTTTCGTCATCATTTTTTAACTTTAGAGAATGAgtaaatgcagaaataaattttggaggagacttccctttctGGAGTTGTTGCTGCAAAGCTATTTTTtagcccttgcgcagtttctttttggtagcacctgcttcttgcaaggttgcttctGGATTGCAcctatttcctattttttttatttcaacaaagaataatttgtcagtttgaaacagtggttggttttgtggccttgagaGTTTCAGTCACTTGATCCCGGCCCGacttctttgatgaagatcccCATTGCTTGCTTGCTCTTTGGGAATCGGTTTCATCTATAAACCCCGGGGGTCTTGACTTTTCCCAAACTTCACATGATGATTAACCTGTGTGGGACTTGGCCTATTTTCACCTTGTTTTGCCTTTATGGGCATTTGACCTTGATTTCCTATCTTTTCAAGAGTTTTTGACTCTGAAACATCGACTGttatggccagtcgaggtcgacttgatgcacctgctgaggccgGGTGCTTTCTCGAATATTGGCTTTTGTCAAACAAAAACCCTGtaaaccaatcttgccatcttttctttgttttaaaTTCGGAACAGAATTAGACccaaagggattcaaagaaaaatataCAATGGACAGGATGATGAATTTAAATGagaggtgtccctttcggggaaagaaaagaaggacttatctggagtgcatgcagacttcaatggacatgacatgcttcttggactggatacccgatatGTGCAAACCATCCAACTCTTATAAACCCATCATAAACCATACCtcaaaaccgagaaaccttgctaGGACTCTATCAATACCGATGGTTGTAAGGGATCCCCTTTTCGATCAGTGgcaccctttgcgggttttcaccaactgacctctctcatttctcttctcaccgttgCCTTATAGTaccctttgcgagttttcactatcaagactctctcattttcaatttctctactTACCATCGCTCTATGGTGCCATtgtgggttttcactaataagactctctcatttgattgtatcagatccaagtaacCATATCCTCCAATTTTGAGCATCtttaccgattgatcggaaggacttgaatagGACTTgaggtgaaaagaatttggattgaattacaactttggaacctttcaggcaaaaactattgccgaaccattataacttctgccccagttctaaCTTTGGGGAAATATGGATTTtcgttttggtgtgactgaaccccagagagaggttgcctacgtatactttcggaatcaagtcgaacgtagttcagggaactttgtttttgatttttcttttgtttttctgttttgttttgctttcttcttatatatatatatatatatatatatatatatatatatatatatatatatatatatatatatatatatatatatatatatatatatatatatatgtattagaGTTCCAAAAAGGGAAATCAAAGAAAAGTAACTGGCTCAAAAGGTTTGCAAAGGGCTGACAATGTTTGGGTagtgagaatgaaagccttcgtcatcccaatcagaGAATATTAGTATCACAAAAGGGttaaacataataccttttgaccgcaTCCGCATTGAAAGCGATTttggggtcatttccttcaatgccTCCCAAGTAGAATGCCCCTTTTGGCAACTATTTTCTTATAATGTAcggacctttccaatttggagcgtACTTTCCTTTTGTTTCCACATGATGCAGGAGAATAGCCTTAGAACAAgatgccccacttcaaagttcctaggccgcactttcttgttataagcacaggccattctttgttgatacaactgccatggcagactgcggccatccgcttttcatcaatcatggttaactgttctagacggatCTTGACCCATTTATTGTCCTCAATCGCTTCAACGATTATTCAAAGAGATGGAATTTCAGCTTCGGTAGGTATTACTACTTCAGTGAAataaaccaatagatagggtGTTGCCCCAACTAATGTGTGCACGGTTATgcagtatcccaataatgcaaaaggaaaaactttgaatcattttcctgaggatattcttgatatttttatttgctgcttcaacaacaccattagctttgggccgataaggggtagaattccgatgcgtgatcttaaattgttcgcatacctccctCATTAAATGACTGTTCAATTTTGTAGTATTTTCCGTAATGATAGTCTTAGGAATACCAAAATGACAGATAATATTGGAATGCACGaagtccaccactgctttcttggtgacgACTTTGAAAGTGGctacttcaacccactttgtgaaatagtcaatggcaactaagatgaatctgtgcccatttgaagctttcagctcgattggcccaatgacatccataccccaagcaacgaacgaCGACAATGCTGACATAGGATGCAATTCTgaaggcggtgcatgaatcagatcaccgtgtacctgacactgatgacactttcggacaaaactgaagcaatccttttccatggtcatccaataataacctgcccaaaggattttctttgcaaggacGTATCCGTTCATACGGGGTTCACATACTCCCACATGCACTTCATTCATGATATTTCCAGCCTCTTGGGCATCCACACATCTTAAAAGGTttaggtctggagttcttttgtacaagacctctccgctcaagaagaaactaCTGGCGAGCCTTCTATGGTTCTCTTTTTACTCCACTGGCTTGCTCAGaatattcctttgttttcaagaatcttttgatatcatgaCACCATGGCTGAATATCTGGTTCTATTTCAACTGTATTGCAATAACCATGTCTTTCTCGTATTTGGATTTCCAGCgggtcaatgtggacattgcCCGGATACGGCAGCATTAAGGCCAAAGTAGCTAGTACATCAGCTAACTCATTGTGGAACTgagggatatacctgaactcgaCGGATTTGAACTGTGTGCTATGATCTTCTACATGTTGCCTGTATGGGATGAGCTTGatatctcgagtctcccattcaccttgagcttgtcgaataatcaagtcagaatctcccatgattaacaatccTTCCACATCCAGATCAACTACCAtgttcatgcccataatgcaagcttcatactcagcaaTGTTAGTCGTACAGAAGAAACGAAGTCGAGCTGTGGgcagataatgctgaccagtaggtgaaatcaaaattgccccaatcccgacaCCCTTTGCATTTACCGCTCCaccaaagaacattttccaagcattggtgccTTCTGGaattacctcaactgaatttacttcctcgtccgaaaagtaagtactcaaaggctgatattcatcatcaacaaGATTTTGGGCTTGATGATCCATCAAATCTTGAGCTTTTATCACCGTGTGGGTGACATAAACAATGTCAAACtcagtgagcaggatttgccattttgctagcCTTTCTGTGGGCATTggtttttggaatatgtacttcaaaggatccaataTAGTTATGAGATAGGTGGTAtaagccaacaagtaatgcctaagcttctgagcgacccaagttagggcgcaacaagttctttccaacaaagtgtacttggcttcataattagtgaacttcttgctcaagtagtatatggcttgttgTTTCTTCCCAGTCGcatcatgttgcccgagaacacatccaaaagaattctccaacactgtcaagtacaagaacaaaggcctTCCAGGCTCGGGTAGGACCAACACTGGTGGATTTgatagatattctttgattttgtcgaaagcttcttgacactcatctgtccaacTAATTTTCGCATCTTTcttcaatagcttaaatatgggctcgtAGGTGGTAGTCAGCTGCGCAATGAATCTACTGATGTAactcaaccttcccaacagactcataacCTCTTTTTTGGTTCTCGGAGGTGGAAAATcctgaatagactttatctttgttggatctaactcgatgcccctccgactgactataaaccccaaaagTTTCCCAGATGGTACTCCAAAATGCACACTTGGCTCGATTCAACTTCAAGTTATACTTACGCAagcgctcaaagaactttctcagatctcgcACATGGTCCTCCTGTGTTCTggatttaatgatcacatcatccacatatacctcaatttcctggtgCATTATGTCGTGAAAGATGGcggtcatagctctcatgtaagttgccccagtgttcttcaaaccaaacggcatgaccctaTAATAGTAAGTGCCCTAGGTGTggtgaaagccgtcttttctatgtcttcttcatccattagaacctagtgatacccagcatagcaatccacgaaagattgtatctcatgtttggcatagttgtcaacaagaatgtggatgtttggtaatgggaagttgtccttgggacttgctttgttgaaatcccgataatcaacacacactcagcttctcccatctttctttggcactgggaccacattagccaaccatgtggtgtatcggaccactcggatcacaccgactttcaactgtttggtgacttcttctttgatcttgtcactgatgtcTGTTATAAACTTTCTCTACTTTTTTTGGACAGGTGGATAACTGGGATAAGTTGGTAATTTGTGCACTACTAAATCAATACTCAATCCTGGCATATCGTCATAGGACcaggcaaacacgtctttgaaatcaaacaaaagttggatcaatgcatctcTAGTTCTTTCATCagcgtgaatgcttatcatggtttcctgGACCTCTTCCGGACTACCCAAATTAACTAGCTCGGTTTTATTTAAGTTTGGCTtgggcttattctcaaattgttccagttctcgatttatttccctaaaagcctcatcttcatcatattttggttcttgattcattatttcacagttagataGCGTATTAAGATCAGGGCATGAAGTTCGcaaagcatgtcatattatttaagtccgcattattagaattgaaaagagagataagaaaaaataacaaaaatcagaaagaataaggGAAGAGATTCAATAggcgatgaaatattgatttcatttcattgaatttgaatatatgagggtttacatcagaattttaaagacaataaactaaaaacattcgagttacaTCCTGAAATAACTTAGAATGCAGAAAAGATGACAAGACTGAACTATCGGGATTCCCCTCTGActgggaacggagtagccttccaattttgaagcTTAGCATTTGGCCCCATATATTGCACCTCAGCATTGCTTGAGCCTTCACCCGGTTGGACCATATAAAACTCGTACAACATTTGCCTCATTGCCTCACATATGTCCTCAATTTCTTCGGCCGTGAaggcctcttcttcttcttcttctatgtaCCTTGGCTTAACAAACGTCCTGGCGAGATGCGTGACCGGCTGAGGTAGGACCCACCCATTATTCTTACGTTTATTAGCCCATTTTACATCGGCCTCTGTAGCTTAGAAGCCTACGCCAAAGAACTTCTCGTTGGCAGTCAAAGTGATGGGCTCTCTAATTCCTTGTAAGGATACCCCGAGCCCTTTCATGGGCTTGTACCCGTGTTTGATCATTTCACTAGTGACCATGATTGATGCGTTTGATAAGCAGGGTTGAGGACATGGGGTTCCTTCCTTACACTGGTCTGCGACCACGACCTCAAAAGCTTGGTAGAAATTGTGTTCACTACCCTCTCTAGCTTCCAAGCATGAGACTGATGGGTCCCTCTAGATTGATTGTccatcttctccgtggaccactaTTTCTTGGTTTTCatgttcaaacttaaccatttggtggagagtagaGGGTACGACTCCTGCAGTATGAATCCAAGTCCTTCCTAAGAGAAAGTTGTAGGAGGTGTCCATGACCAAACCTTGAAATGTTACTTCAAAATCTACAGGGCCAATAGTTAGGACTAAATCAATCTCCCCTATCGTATCCCACTTGACGCCGTTGAAAGCACGTAAGCAAACATTGTTGGGTCTAATCCTTTCAGTCCAAATTTCCATCCTTTGTAAGGTTGATAGAGGGCAAATGTTGACCCTAGATCCTCCGTCCAACATAACTCTTTTCACATAATACCCTTCACACTTAACGGTCAAATGAAGAACTTTGTTGTGGGCAGCCTCTTCTGGAGGCAAGTCATTTCGGCTGTAGGAGATTCGGTTGACTTCAAAAAATCGTTCCGCCATTCATTCCAATTGTTCAACCGTGGTCTCGATTGGAACATATGCCTTATTCAACATTTTTAACAGCACTTTCTGATGCTCATTCTAGCTTATCACTAGGGACAAAACTGAGACCTGAGAGGGGGTCATCCTGAGTTGATCAATTACAACGTAGTCTGaggttttatattttgaaaaaattCATTTGCTTCTTCAGCATTGACTGGCTTTTTAAGAGGAAAACGCTTATGCTTTGTCTTGTTCAATTCTTTCAGGTTGAGGTACTTCCCGGATGTATTCGTTTCATTTACTTCTCCCatgatttcctttcctttgtacgTGACCTCTGCCTTATTGTAGTTCCAAGGGATGGCAATGGGATCTTTTATGGGATTGTATGGTGCACGTCTGATGACTACAGGAACAGTTAACCTAGGTGAAATTATCGGCCCCGTGCCACATAAGTCCCCTTTGGTATGTACATCTTTGGCACTTTCAGCATGACCTTATTTTGCTCAAACATTTGGGAGGACTCAACATGAACTGTTCCTTTCTGGGGTCCCTGGGAGCATAAAGAATGGCATCTTTAGGAGGTGCTGCCCCTATCTTGGTTTCCACAGCCTTTTATGCACTTTAGGGAGTGGAGTTGATCTTCTTCTCATCTCTAGCTTGTTTTGTTGCCGCTTTGGGTTTCTTTTCTAAGTCAGTGATAGTAATGATAGCTTTCAAAGctgggtcgaattctttgtcctCACAGATCATCCCAATGACTGGCCTATTGTTGTGTGCCAGCAATGAGTTATTAGTTACATTGGGGACTTCCTCATCCCTCAAAACTACCCGCTTCTGTTCTATCAGATTTTTGACTACCCTCTTAAGGGTCCAACAATCTTCGGTATcgtgcccttctgcccctgagtgATAAGCACATCTGGTACCTAGTCAGTAGGATGGTGACTTTGGGTTTTTCCTGTTTGGAGGTACAGGCTGTAACAGGCCCATTTGGACTAATTTTGGGAAGAGGCTGGAATATGATTCACCAATGGTTGTGAAGTTAGTTTTTCTGGGTGGTTCACGGGATAGGCATTATATGGATAATTAGTCTGTGGCGGACGTGGATTATACGGGGCTTGGTGAGGAGggttgtttcttggaggtggagcTCGATTTTGATTGTAATGTTGTTGTGGCCGAGTGTATGGCTGGGCATTTATTACTACATAGAGATGAGGGGTTATAGCATATGATGCGtcttggtgggggtagtaatgttgcGGGGTGCAGGTAGGGAAACCAAAGTAATCTCGGGGTTGACGAGGATTTCTCAAACTTGAAGCCATCATTGTTCCATATTCTTTCTTTTTCCGGTTTGCTACTCCCCCCGACCCGCTCTGGATAGCTTTGAAAGTGGCTCTTATAGCTGATTGACTCATGATgtgacccgttttcagcccattttccaccatttctCCAATCTTGATGGCTTTTACGAATGGCTTGCCCAtggcagacatcatgttttgaaaataatcggCCTCTTGGGCCTGTAAAAAGACACTGACCATCTCGGCCTCATCCATTGGAGGTTTTACCCTGATCGCTTGTTCACACCACTTGATAGCGTATTCTCGGAAGCTTTCTGAAGATTTCTTTTTTTGGTTGGGCAAAGAATTTCTGTCTAGAGCTATGACCACATTGTATTGGAACTGGCTAACAAAATCCAGGGCCAGGTCATCCCATATGCGCCAACGAGAGATGGCTTGGTCTATATACTACTCTGATGTAATTCCGATTAAGCtctccccaaaataggccataaaGAGTTCTTCCTTTCCGCCTACCCCTCTTAACTGATTGCAATATCTTTTCAAATGGGCGATCAGGTCTCCATGCCCGTCGTATCTTTTGAATTTTGGTGTCTTAAAGCCGACGAGTAGATGaacgtgaggaaacatgcacagATCGGTATAagagacactcttttggccactcaggcCTTGCATGCTCTTAAGACTTTGTTCAATGCTTTTCATTTTCTGAGTTATATCTTCTTGCTCGGGGTTCTTCATAGTTCTTTCTTGTTCCATGTGAGACTCATACCGGGGGTGCTGAGAGTAGGAATTCGGGGTGACATGAGCCGTGTTTAGTTGAAATAGTGGTACTTGGAAAGTGAAGGCTGATGGTTCGAAACATGGCCTAGGCACTATTGACCGTGTCGTAGTTGAGACCGGTGGTGCAGTGAATATCGTGGAAGATACTCCTAAAAACGGTGTCTAGGGGCGAACCTCAAAAGGCTTACCAGTGAAATTAGCTGACATAGTGGGGTACCCGAATGGGATGAACGGGTTGGTTATGAGAATAGGGACGTTGGAGGTTTCACTTGTCCTGGGAATTAGTTCGGGAAATCCAGGGATTGCACTGGGCGGTTCTCTACTATTAGACCAAGCGTCCCACATCTCCAACATGCAGAGATGCAGTATTCTATTTTCTTCAGTAACTGCTGACTCTGAGACCGGGATAACTGATACCAAGCTATCCTCTAAGGGTTTAATTATTGGTAGATGACTCTCTAACGTCATTACGACACtccctttagatcttgtgaagtaagggtacgaagccaggttaccacaaaaccaaccacctaaaAACAGAACATGTTCTTAAACAGCATACACATAAATCGGTTAGTTGAGACATTTAACACATAGGGAATCACATGTTGGGGagtgcaatgcacctaaacagttaaacattTTTTTACATGTTTTTGCGATAGCTGTGTGTTTCATCCCGGATTTCCTTTTTTGTCACCTTCCAAATCCTGAATCTTTTCATTCTTTGCgctcttttttttggtttttcttctgtttttttaCTCGGGTTATCTATATCTATAATCGGATATGATGGGGACTTCCTACATATCACGACACCACATGAATCAAATCATTACATAGTTTAGGGGATAAAtgtgaaataaaagaaagaattttttttgggttttcaatAATAAAAACTTCTGATTTTCCTCTATTATAAAGACTCTGACATACAGACTTAAGAACTGGAAAACAAAAATAGACTCAAAGAAGACTAACATACTCTAAAAAAACTGAAATACAAACTCGAAAAGAAAATCaggaatacataagtgcctccaaTACTACTCTAGGGGCCCAGGGGACATCAGTCGATCTCGACGCGGGCCTACGTGCAATATTTTCTTGGAGGTGATATAGGTTGTCCATTATTTGACGGACAAAAATCATCACAGTGACGAAGAATATGGATCTGGTCATATCCTCGCACtcatggcatttcatgacgaCATAATCAGCAAGTCCTCTAATCCTTTCTCCAATGATGCCCTTTTCTTGGGGTAGGCGTCCAATCTACTAAGACCTGGCCTCCAGAACTTGGGTGGCCGTATGGTTTTGCTCTTGTAACTGATGCATGTCCTCTTCTAGTTGAGACATCAATGCATAACAATgctctctttcctctttaaaattcTTTGTTTGCTGAGTCATTTCTTTCTCAAGAGTAGTCAACTTTTTCTTTAAACTCGTGACTCCTTTGTCATACTTTTCTTTTAGTTGCTGAACAAACCTCGCCCGTTCTTCTGCATTCTTTACTAGCTTTGCCCGGGCTTTAGCCAATTCATCTTTGACGTTTTCCAAATCAGCCCCATAATCACACACTTTTCGCCTAAGACCGTTTATGAGTTTTCCATCTGTTTTGCTTCTTCCAGGGTTTTCAGCAACTATTTTCATCCTCTAAATCTTGGCTCGGAGGACTTCGTTTTCTCGGGCCAACCTTTTATTCTTTCCTTCATCCATAGAGGCCTGCAAACCACTATCAAATTTAATATCTCTGATTTTCCCTTCTAATTAACTTATGGTAGCCCTATAGTTATTCTCTTTGGTTAACCAAGCCCCATGTTCTTGTGACGCATCTACAAATTCTTGGATGTGGGGCCTTTTGGTTGGCCTTTCAGATTCATCATTTGCCGCAACTCTCTTCCCATATCAAGCAAGATAATCAGACAAAATCTCACCCTTGGATAAATCACGCACTTGGGTTTTTGCCCCCAAGTACTGGCATTAGCTCAAAATCCGGCGAACCACTTCTTCAGGAAATtgagcctcggaatggaattttactATGTGAATACTAAGATCTTCCTCTTTGggaactatctggcatctcccaagttgtctcaaaacccggtatgTGGCATATGGTTGGATGTTTCGGAGACCCATTAGTAGGAAGTAGGGACCGGTGGCAGGCATGTATACAATCTCATCAATAGGAAGCCAACCCAGTGTCTACTCTATCTGATCCGTAGTTATGGAACGAAGGCGGGATATCCAATCTTTGACCCCTTCTGGTATTTCAAATCCAGTTACCCATGTATCAAACTCTTCGATGTAGCTTTTTCCAGTAGACCCGTAGTTCATGTATCAGGGACGGTGACAAaggtgttcaatcatccacatttatAATAACAGATTGCACCCCTCAAAAGCCTCTATTCTGGCCTTataggctgtgagagctcggaatatTTCTGCTACGATCATAGGTGCGagggtgctcttggcattggtagtCAAAACTTTGACGACTCTAGCTACATGCAAATCAATATCCCCATCCTCCCTTGAAAATACTAAGAGGCCTAGaaatgccaccatgaaagcaaaacATCTATGTATTTCCCACTTTGATCGGTTTTTGTTACTGCAAAGTCCACTTTCTGGGTCCTCCAATCCTCTAAAATGCCCATAACGCTGGTACAAAAAGTATAAAGTGGAAAATCCCTCTGTCAGATCTGCATTCTGGACCTGCCTACTTATTTTCAGTAAATCTAGAAACTTGTAAGGAGTAACGGCCCTTGGAGCTATCAAGTATTTGTGTCTTAAACCCTCTGTACTCCTAACATAACCCGCAATTTCCTCCAAGGTAGGTGTAagctcaaaatccgagaaatgcaGAACGTTGTGAGCGGGGTCCCAGAATGTTACTAATGCCTCTATTACATCACTCCTAGGCTTAATCTTCAGTAATTCAGTGAGTGCCCCTAGGTAGTGGTTGACCTTGTCTCGCCCctgttttcccaaattttcccaccacatgtggagtGCCAATGGAATCTCACTCATAACCTTCACTGATAAATTCTAAACTGtgctcattttgcacatttagatTAAGGTGATTGGATTAAAACATGTgaacttttgtattttttttatttattataaaaCTAATCAAaagattatttttgcaaaaaaattcaaaacaaatcatGGCTACTTTTACAAATACAGCCCTTCAGCACTTTAGAaggaaagattttaaggctgtgtttgctAGGTGGCCAAAAATTGATAAAGGGACCGttggtggctattcttgcaaaacaaccttccggcgtcccgtcGGGACATTTCTAGCTATTtggacaaaaacggcatcacctaactttatttatgacaaaatgaCAACATattatatttttggttatttttgcaaaaatggggttggacc
The Nicotiana sylvestris chromosome 11, ASM39365v2, whole genome shotgun sequence DNA segment above includes these coding regions:
- the LOC138881380 gene encoding uncharacterized protein, translated to MAERFFEVNRISYSRNDLPPEEAAHNKVLHLTVKCEGYYVKRVMLDGGSRVNICPLSTLQRMEIWTERIRPNNVCLRAFNGVKWDTIGEIDLVLTIGPVDFEVTFQGLVMDTSYNFLLGRTWIHTAGVVPSTLHQMVKFEHENQEIVVHGEDGQSI